CGCCGATGCGCCTGAACTGGTCAGGACAGCAATTTCTCGCTCACGGGCCGTCAGTGCCGCAGCTGGCTCGAGGGCCGTGGTCAAGCCGGGAGTGCGGGCGCCCTCACACAGGACAGCAAGCCGGGCGGTCCGGTTGGCGCCGGCGGTGGACTTGCGGGATTCGCCCGCGCGCTTCCACGCGGCAGCAGCCGCCGCGGACGCCTCCGCTGCGAGCAGGTCTGCCCCCATCTTCTCGAACGAGGCGGACGCAACTTCCAAGGCAGGCGGGTCGTTTGCCGCCAGCGCTGCGGCATAGCCTGCCCGAGCGCGGGTGAATGCCGAGTCGCAGACATCGGCGAGTTCGCCGAGTCTTCTCGCTGCCTGCCGTGCGTCGCCCAGTCGGGCGACATCGGTCAGGAGCGCGGCTTCGGAGCTCAGAACTCCGGATGCGCGTGCTGAAGCCGCGGCGGCCTCGAGTACCTCGCGAGCGGCGGCGAGCTTGCCGTCGGCGACGTGGAGCCATGCTGTGGCGAGGTCGTCTTCTCCGACGAACAGGCCGACATGGGGGTACCGCGCTGCTTCTTCGATGGCCTTGCGTGCACTGGCGGTGTCGTTCACCTGTGCGGCGGCCGCTGCGAGGCCGCACAGGGCGGGTCGCATGGCCAGCGTCTGGCCATGCGACCTGGCCAGGGCGACCGACTCCGCGTACCAGTGCCTGGCGGAGCGTGGATGACCTGAAAGCCATTCAGCGCGTGCCATCTGCAGTGCCGTCCACACGTGGGGCACCTGGGCTCGCGCGGCCATGAGCTCGCACAGAGCGAGGTTCCCCACGGCCCGGGCTTCCGGCAGCCGGCCGGCCTCGGCAAGCGCGAAGATCAGGCCATTGCGCTGAGCAGAAGGGTGCAGGTACAGCGCCTGATCGTGGTACTTGAGGTTGATTTTGTACGCGTTTTCGGCGGTGCTGATGGCCTCGGCCGTACGGCCGGTCATGGTCAGTCCCGGGGACTGGTACATGAGACTGAGCAGCAGCACGTTGATCTCTGCTGGATCCTCGACGTCGTAGTCGATCTCGCCGAGGGCGTCCAGGCCGGCCTGCGGATCACCGCAGGCGATGCGGATGGTGGCCTCGGCAGAGCGAATCCGGAACAGTGCCGATGAACTGCGGGCATGCCGGCCGGCCTCGGCGATCACGTCCAATGCCTCAGCCTTGCCGCCCTGGACCCAGAACAGGTTCTGCACCCGAGCAAAAGCGACGTCGAGGATCTCGTCCTCGCCGACAGCCAGCCTCTGAGCCTGAACGAGCACGTCCTCAACCTCTTCTGTCCTGCCGGCCTGAGCAAGGCAGTGCCCCAGAAGGAGGAGACAGGCGGCAGTTCTCTCCGGCTGCGGCACGGCCTCCAGAAGTTGTACGGCTCGGGTGTAGCTGTGAGCGTCCCGGGCGAGTCTGGCGGCCGAGACAAGGTGATCCGTCTTGGCCGATCCAGTCGCTTCGACACGCCAGGCGACAGACCGGAAGAAATCGTCACGGCGCCGGAGCCCGTGAGCTTCCAGCGAGGCGACCTGATTGAGGTACACGCGTCTTCTTTTGAAGGGAGGCATGTTCCTTTGGAGCACCTCACCATAGATGGGGTGCGCCAGGTCGATGCGTGTGCGCCGCCCATCGAGGGATATATTCACCAGGCCCTCGGACTCGAGTTCTATCAGCGCGCCGTCCTGCTTTTCCGGGGGTACGACACCATCGAGTGATGCTTCGCCGCATACAGAGATCGCCTCGAGAAGAGCGCGCCCCTCGGCCGAGATGGCCGAGAGCCTGGACTCGACCAGATCGGTGAGTTGCGGCGTGGTCGTAGCGGATTCTGCCGCCGGTTCCAGTTCCCAGACCTCGCCGTCATTCTTCATGAACCGGGACTCGAGTGCGGCAAAGACAAGTTCACGGAGAAACAGCGGGTTCCCTGCGCTCTTCAAGTACAACTCGTACGAGGTCCGGCGGCTCACAGCTCCCTCAAGAGTGGACTCGAGCAAGCGGTGAATTGAGTCCTGGTTGAGGTTCTTCAGGTTTACTTGTCGGAAACCGTATCCCATAGTAAGGGAATCCGTGTCTGAATTTTCACGCTCTCCGTCGCGTGTGGTCGATATCAGAAATATCTTCCCTACATCGGAAAGCCGTTGAACGATGATGAGAGAGGACTGATCCAGCAGGGGAATATCCTCCACGAGAAGCAGAGTCCCTTTCCTCTTCTCCTCATCGAGACTGGATGCGACTCCGGTGAGCACCGCGGCAATATCGGTAGCTGCCACTCCGACCGGAATGAGGTGCGCGATAGCGCCGAAGGGGACGGTTGAGGCTCCCCTCGTGGCAGTTACCCGGAGCGTTTTCCATCCCCCTGCTGCGCCTACTTTGAGGCATTCATCTGCCAGTCTCGACTTTCCGACGCCTTGCGGTCCGAAGATCGCGAAACCTCTGCACTCCGGGTTGGCCAACGCAGTTCGATAGAGGTGAAGTTCGGAATCGCGCCCTGCCAGCGGGCGCTGTCCGACACTGATCTTCTTCATCCTCGGCCCTTCCTTGCCGACGGCCCGCAGAGCCATCACATGCAGGGCAGGTGAGCACCTTGCTCAGAGCCAGCTCGGGGCACACTCAGCATACGTGTCCTGCTCTGTCTCATTTCATTCTTTTTTGGTTCATGTTCGCGCAAAGCATCGTTGCCATGCCATCCCAGGGCCCGCATCCGCGCCTCCGTGGCACGACGGGCGATCAGCGCGCAGCCAGCTTGTCCTCCGGGGTGAAGGCGTCCTGGGCGTTCATGTCACCGCCAAGGTCCCGATCTTCCCGAGCGCCGTTCCTCTGGCGACTGGTGGAGCATGTCGCGGTGCCGGTTGGCGATCCTCGCGTGGACCTTGGCGACCTTGCGCCGGGCCCTGGCCCGGTTGGCTCCGTCACCGGCGGCCTTGCGGGACAGTTCCCGCTGGGCCCTGGCGAGCCGGGCGCGGTCACGGCGCTCATGCCGGGGGTGGGCGGCCTTCTCCCCGGTGGAAAGGGCCAGCAAGTGGTCGAGGCCGACGTCGATACCAACCGCACTGTCGGTGGCAGGACGGGGCTTGGTGGTTGGGTCCTCGCACAGTATCGAGACCAACCAGCGGCCGGCCGCGTCCTGGGACACGGTCACCGTCGACGGCTTCGCCCCTCCGGAAGTGGACGCGACCAGACGATGTCCGGCCGCTTTGCCGTCTTCGCAAGGGTCAGCCTGCCCGCACGGAACCGGAACCGGAACCCGCTGGTGGTGTACTCCGCCGACTTCCGCGACCTCTTCCGCGACTTGCAACGCGGATACTTCGTCCGCTTCGCGAAGAAGTGGCTGAACGCTATCTACAGATGCCGCAGCGTCTGCTGGAGCGGCACCGACGAGACGTCGCCCAGATAGCCAGCTCCTCGGTCTGCTTCCACCCTGTCAACATCGCCGACGTCGGGCCGCAGTTGACCCGCTCCTGCCGCCCCCACGCCCTCGGTACGGGCGGCGAGCGCCAGGTTGTACACCTTCCGGACACAGCCGAACGTACGCGCCAGCTCGGCCGTCTGCACATCGCTCGGATAGAAGCGGTATTGAACGCCCGCTTCACACGATCCCCGGCCACGCCCACAAACTGGCCAGACCACCACGTAGAGATCAAACCTGCCGGTCAGCGCACTGGGATCCGCCCTGACGGCGAATCCCAGCTCCCTGCCCTGCTCCGCAGGAGTTTCGTTTCCTCCCCCGGCTGAAGCCTGAGGTATCCACGAAAAAACTCCGATGATCACGACCTACGACTGGAACTCTGCGCTCACCTTGACTGCGCGCCGATTAATGGCAACAGCCCGCAAACGGGAGAGGGTGCTCTTTCAGAAGCAATTCGAGGAGGTCGGAATTGACATTTCCACCACTGACTACCGCTACGTGCGCGGCACCGGCCGGGAGGTCGCGCTCGTGATACAGATATGCTGCCGTTGTGACTGCCCCGGAAGGTTCGGCGATCATGCCGGCTTGATGTGCCAAGATTGCTACGCTCGAGCAGATCTCCTCCTCGGTTACGGTGATGATGTCGTCAACAAGTACTTGCATGTGCTCAAAGGGATGCACGCCTACGGTACTCATCTGCATTCCGTCAGCCAGGGTTCTGCTGACGCGCTGAGTCGGCCAGGTCACTCGCCTGCCGGCGCGCAGGCTTTCCCGCGCGTCGGCCGCCAGCTCCGGTTCGACGCCCACTACTCGAACTCCGGGCCTCGTGATCTTCAGTGCCGCCGCAACACCCGAAATCAGACCGCCTCCGCTGACCGGCACCAGCACCGTGTCAACGTCCAGTCCCCGAGCAACCGCCTCCTCGGCGATTTCCAAGCCTACCGTTCCCTGGCCGGCAATGATATCGAGGTCGTCGAAAGGCGGGATGATGACAAAGCCATGCTGTTCGGCCAGCTCGTCAGTCACCCTGGCGCACTCTTCGAGGGGGGCGAACTTCACCTCGGCCCCGTATTCGAGAACGGCGTCGACTTTGGCCTTGGCTGCAGTAGCAGGCATAACGATCGTGACCTTCACGCCCTCTTGGCGCGCCACGTAGGCGAGGGCCTTGCCATGATTTCCGCTTGACCGCGCGATGATCCCCCGGGCTTTCTGGGCTTCGGACAGCCTTGACAACCGGTTGTAAGCGCCGCGGATCTTGAACGAACCTGTGATCTGCAGGTTCTCAGGCTTCAAGAGCAGAGAGCGGTGGGCGCACGAGGCCCAGGACGCCTCGAGCAACGATGTATGGGACACCGCACGCGCCATGCGCTGACTGGCCGCGTAGATGTCATTGAAAGTGACGAGAGCCATTAGCCAGCCTCAATTCGATGGTTTCTCATGGTGTCCACTGTGGCCCGGAATCGTTGGCTATTGATGAGTAGTGCGTACTCGACCACAGGCCACGGAGAGCATTTGGGCGTCCTTGATGATGGCTGCCGAGCCGGTCACCGTTGATGCGGACCCGCACGTCTGTGCTCAGAGCTCGTAAAACCATTCCGTCGAGGGGTCCTGGTCGGACAGGGCCGATGGGACGCTTCACCCGGGAGGGCGCGAGTGCTCCGTGGTAGGGGGAGCCGACATCGGTCCGTCGCCGGTCGGCCGGGGAAGACGGGCGGCAGACGCCACTTGACTTGTGACGCGGCATCCCGCTCCAGGCCGCCACCACCGCGGCCGACGTCAACGACGGCAGCCGGGCGTCCCGCCGCCGCCCCGATTCACCGCTCGGCGACAAGGGCCACGGCTCCGACCCCGACCGCCGCAGCCTGAGGACTATGCGACGGATTCCGCATGTTGCCGGGTGAGTCGGAACTGAGCCATGCGCAGGTTGGGTGCGGGTTCGGTGGTGCCCACGCGGGAGAAGCCATGACGCTCGTAGAGGGCGATGGCGGGAAGATTGTCGGCGCCCGTACTCACCAGCACGTGCCCGCTGGGGGCCAAGTCGGCCAAGAGGTGCCCCAGCAGTCGTGATGCCAGGCCGTGCCGGAACCATGCGGGATCGACGCACAGGCGGGCAATGTCAGTGCCGTCTTCCCCGGCCATGGGCTGCCAGGCGACGAAAGCGACGATCTGTCCGCCGTCCGTCTTCGCCCCAAGCCAACGCAAAGGCTGTGCCTGCATCTCCTCCAGGCTCTCTCGCAGGGCCGGTATGCGGTCGAAGCCGATCAGGTCGGCTTCGACCGCATACGCACGGCGGCCGATCCGGTGCACTGCTGCCGCCGTCGTTTCGTCCCCGAGGCCCAACTCGCACACTACGAAGTCGTGACGGCTGTGTTCACCGCGCTAGGGGAGTTCGCAGGACGGCGTCCCCTTCGCAGTGATGTGGTCCTGCGCCCACACCGTCAGGGCGGCCAGGGGGATGAGAGAGGCCGCGCCATGGGAGGAGAGGGTGTAGGGGGTGCGCGGTGACGCGCCCGGCCGGACGGCGCCGGCCACGAGGCCGGCCGTGGCCAGTTCCTGGAGGCGGCGGGCGAGCATGCGGTCGCTGATGCCGGGGACGCGCTCGCGCACCTGGGCGAAGTCGGCCGGGCCTTTGGCCAAGGCCGTGATGATCAGGCCGTTCCAGCGTCTGCCCAGCAGGGCGAAAGCCGAGGCGAGGGCCAGAAGGGGCTCGGGCAGTTGCGGGGGCTGGGAGCGGTGCGCAGTGGTCACGGTGGGTCCTTGTCTCCGTACGGCGCGGGGCGGCGGGGTGCGGCCCTCGCGCCGTAGGTCGTGGTGGCTGTCGGGCGGTCGGCTGTGGCTACGCGGTCGACTTCGCCGTGTCGCGGTGTGCGCCGCTGCTCGGCGTCTCTGCCTGCTCCGTGCCGGGCTTGCCGGGACGGCGCAGCAGGAGGGTGACGACGACGGCGGCCAGGACGGTGGTCGCGGCGCCGCCGATGAGAGAGAGCTGCATGCCGGAGGCGAAGGCGTCGCGGGCCTCGTCGATCAGTGCCGGGTTGCCCGTGGCGTGGCCGATGTGGTTGGCGGCGGCGAGGGAGGAGCGGGCTGCTTCCGCGACCGGGGCGGGGAGGCCGCCGGTGTCGAGGGAGTCACGGTACTGGGCGCTCATGAGGCTGCCGAGGACGGCGATGCCCAGGGCGCCGCCGAGTTCGCGGGAGAGGTCGTTCACGGCGGATCCCACGTTCTGCAGACGGGGCGGCAGGGCGTCGGTGATGGCCGCGGTGGCCGGCGTCGTGGCCAGGCCCATGCCCGCACCGAGCGGCAGGAGACCGCCGACGACCAGCCAGTACGAGCTGCCGGCGTCGAGCTGGGCCAGCACGACCAGGCCGGTGGTGACCAGGACGAGGCCGACGGTCCAGGGGGCTCGCATGCCTCGCCGGGCGACCAGGAGCGGGCTGAGGCGGGCGCTGGGGATCATCGCCGCGGACATCGGCAGCACGCTCACCGCGGCCATCAGTGCGCTGTCGCCGCGCACCAGCTGGAGGTACTGCATGGTGACGAAGATGAACCCGAAGAACGCGAAGAACTGCAAAGTGGTCGAGATCGACCCGGCCGCGAACAGCTTGTTGCGGAACAGCCGCGGATCGAGCAGGGGGTGCGGGTGCCTGAGCTCCCAGGCGACGAAGGCGACCAGGACGGCGAGCCCGATGGCCATGCCTGCCAGGGTGCGCGTGCTGCCCCAGCCGTGCTCGGGCGCCTCGATGACCGAGTAGACCAGCACGCCCAGTCCCGCCACGGTGAGAGCCGCTCCGGTCACATCGATGCGCTGCCTGCCCGGCTGCGCGGACTCCGGCACGAAGAGGTAGGTGCCGATGAACGCCACCGCGGCCATGACGGCGTTCAGCCAGAACACCGATCGCCACGACCACGCCTCGAGCAGTATTCCGGAGGCGAGCAGTCCCAGCGCGGCGCTGGCGCCCGCGACCCCCGCCCAGATGCTGATGGCACGCGCCTGCTGGGCTCGGGGAAACGTGCTGGTGATCGTGGACAGCGTGGCGGGCATGACGAACGCGGCTGCCACGCCCAGCACCGCACGAAGGGCGATCAGGACGCCCGGCTCGGCCGTGAAGGTCGCGGCGAGTGATATTCCACCGAACACTGCGACGCCGCCGAGCAGTGCCTTGCGACGGCCGAAGCGGTCACCGAGGGTCGCGGCGAACAGCAGGAACGAAGCGAAGACCAGGCTGTAGGAATCGATGATCCACGACAGCTGGGTCTGGTTGGCGTGCGTCTCGCGGGCGACGTCGGGCAACGCCACGCTCAGCGAAGCCATCGCCGAGACGACGGTCGCCAGTGCCAGGCAGGTCACGGCCAGAACCGCACCGTGGCGAACCGCGCGTACCGGTGCGCCGGCCGGATCTGGAATGGGGAGGCCATTCACAGGAATATCCTTAGATCGAAAACTGGTAAAGAGACGGTTCACTCCGACCTGTTCTCAGAACAGCGCGCGGCGCTCTACCATTCGAGAGCTTTTTGCTCGCTAGGTGGTCCTCTGGAGTCAGCGTGAGTGAGGCTTTTCTTCGGCTGCTGTCCTGAGGCTCGCCTCGGTCGAGATAGTCCGCCTAACCAGGCTTACCGTTAGGGTCGCAAGGGACTCAGCAGTTGAAATGAGTAACGGGTACTTACCTGGTGCCGGGCTGCGGTTCACCGCCCGAGCCCACGTTGCCGGGCGTCCTGGAAGGTCGTCATCATAGAGGTCATGTCGACGCCCCGACCATCGCCGGATGAGTATTCGCCCTGGTCACCAGGTCGCCTTTGCCCGGAACAACGGCCTCTGATCGTCGACTTGCCGCTGACTGACGGCCCCGGAAACAGGTGAGGGACGGGCCGGCGCATATCTGCGACTGCCGTGAAGGTTTCCTCAAACGATCTCGTGAGGTGACTCGACCCAGGGGATCTCGCGAGCCGCGATCAGTCCTGCGACGTCCGGCGGTCGTAACTGTCGAACCCGTCACCGAGGAGGGCTTCTGATGCGCGGCGTGACCTATTCGATGGGCGTCTCATTGGACGGCTACATCGTCGGGCCGGACGACGGCTTCGACTGGACGACGGCCAACGAGGAGGTCTTCCGCTTCGCCACCGACGAGGTGCGAGAGGTCGTCGTCCACCTGCTGGGACGACGGCTCTACGAGACGATGCTGTACTGGGAGACCGTCGACCAGAATCCATCCCTCGACAACTCGATGCTGGAGTGGACCGCGATCTGGAAGGCGCTCCCGAAGGTGGTGTTCTTTCACCACGCTGTCGGCGGTACAGGGCAATGCCCGCCTGGCTTCCGGCGGCCTGGCGGAGGAGATCGAGCGGTTGCGAGCCGAGCCGGGTGAGGGCGACATCACGATCGCCAGCGCGGCTCTCGCCGCCGAGGCGGCCGCGTCGGGTCTGATCGAGGAGTACCGGGCCAGGGTCTACCCGGTGCTGGTCGGCGGCGGCATTCCGCATCTTCCCCCGGCATGAGCGCCGGGTGGATGTCGAACTCGTCGAGTTCCGCACCTTCCGCTCGAGAGTCGTCTACCTCCGTTACCGCGTGGCGCGTTAGCCGGCTGGTCCGCCGCGCCTGGGAAGAACGGGCCGGCCAGTGACGTTCTCTCAGCGAAGCGACCTGTGCGAACGGTGTGAACCACCGTCTGGCGAAGGTGAGTCGGACGGACTGCACCCGACCGCAGACGACTGCACCCGACCGCAGACGCACGTAGAGCTTCTGGTAGGGCAGACCTCACCACAAGATCATTGCCGTAACCACCAGAGGCTTCACGTTGGACACCTACATCGCCACACTCGACGTCCCGCGTCACGTCGTGGAGTACCTGGCCCGGTTGTTGGCCGTGCACCGTCGACGGATGAACCCCGAAGGGGGCGCGGGCGCTGGGCCCGTTCCGTCAGGCGGTGCTGGTGCTGCGCTGGTTCGGTGAGCGAGGCTGTGTGCCTGCCTCGCCCGGGACGCCGGGGTGTCCCAGGCGACCGGCTGCCGCTACCTGCACGAGGGCATCGACATCCCTCGCAGCCCAAGCCCCCCACCTGCATGCGGTGTTGGACCGTTGCCGCGTCGAGGGCGTCGCAGAGGCGCCGGGCGCTGTCAGTCGTCGCCGTGGAGTGTTTCGCGGTGGGTGCGCCAGCGTTCCATCATCGCGGCGATCTCGCCGTCGATGAACTCGAAGAACGCCAGGGTCTCAGAGAGCCGGCGCCCGGCCGGGGTAGCGGGACCAAGGCTGTCGACGCCGGCGCGCAGGGCGGTCTCCCAGCGCTTGAGCACCGCGTCGCGGCTGGTCAGGGCCTCGTACCACTGGTCGCTGTGCACGCGATACCGCTCGCGCCGCGAGCCGGGTTCCCGCTCGCGCGAGACCATGTGCTGCTGCGCGAGATAGCGCACCGCACCGGAGACGGCGGCCGGGCTGACCCGGAGCTGTTCACCGAGTTCCGCCGAGGTCATCGCGGCAGAGTCGGAGGCCAGTAGCGCCGCGAACACCCGCGCGGGCATCCGCTGCATCCCCGCCTCGACGAGCTGCGCCGCGAATCCCTCCACGAACTGCGAGACCGGCTCCGGATCCCGCTCCACCGTGGTCGCTTCCGCCATCTGTCGATCATCTCCCCTGCTCATGTCTCATCGTCGAGTGTAACGCGGTTCATACGTTTCCTTAACTTCACAAATTTCTGAAGTAAGCGTAGTGTCTGAAACATGACGAAGGTAATCAGCGTCTCCGGACTACAGAAGAGGTTCGGCAGGACGCACGCGTTGAACGGCCTCGACCTGGAGGTTGAGGCCGGTGAGGTGCACGGCTTCCTCGGCCCGAACGGATCCGGGAAGTCCACCACCATCCGGGTCCTGCTCGGCCTGCTACGCGCCGACTCAGGCGCGGCACGGATGCTCGGCATGGACCCATGGGCCGACGCGGTCGAACTGCACGGCCGGATCGCCTACGTCCCCGGCGACGTCACCCTGTGGCGCAACCTCACCGGCGGTGAGGTAATCGACCTCTACGGGCGGCTGCACGCCGCAGGCCGCACCCGCGGCGGGCGAGCCGAGAGGCGGCGAACCGGCGGGCTCAACCCTGCCCGGCGCGCCGACCTCATCGAGCGCTTCGAACTCGACCCCACCAAGAAGGGGCGCACCTACTCGAAGGGCAACCGCCAGAAGGTCGCCCTCATCGCCGCCTTCGCCTCGGACGTCGACGTGCTGATCCTCGACGAGCCGACCTCGGGCCTGGACCCGCTGATGGAAGAGGTCTTCCGGCGGTGCGTCCGGGAGGAGCGCGACCGGGGCCGCACCGTTCTGCTGTCCTCGCACATCCTGAGCGAGGTCGAGGAACTCTGCGACCGCGTCAGCATCATCCGCAAGGGCCGGACCGTCGAGAGCGGCTCCCTCGCCGACCTGCGCCACCTGACCCGTACCAGCGTCACCGCCGAACTCAGCGGTGGACCGGGCGCGTTGGAGACCCTGCCCGGAGTCCACGGCCTCGACGTACAGGACGCCGGCGTCCTGCCCGACGGCGTTCGGAGCCGGGTCAGGCTCCAGGTCGACACCGAACACCTGAACGCCGTACTGCGCTCGCTGGCCGACTCCGGCGTACGGTCTCTGACCTCGGCTCCGCCTACCCTGGAGGAGCTGTTCCTGCAGCACTACCGGGACGAGGACGAAGGCGAGGACCAGGACGCCGCCCTCCGGGCCATGTCCGAAGAGGCGGCGGCCCGATGACCACCACGACCGCCGGCACCTTCACCGTCCGCGGCGGCGGTACGCGCCCACTGGCCGGCACCGGCACCTTGCTGCGGTTCGCCCTGCGTCGCGGCCGCATGACCATGCCGCTGTGGATCGGCGTGACCGGACTGCTGGTGCTCTCCCTGCCGGGCTCGCTCAAGAGCGTCTACGCCACCCCCGCTGAACGCGCTGACGTGGCACGGCAGATGCTCACCAACAGCTCCCTGCGCGCCACCTACGGGCCGGTGTTCAGCGACTCGCTCGGCGGGCTCACCGCCTGGCGCATCGGCGGTTTCGCCGGCGTGCTCGCCGCTGTGATGAGCCTGATCATCGTGGTCCGGCACACCCGCGACGAGGAGGAGAGCGGACGGCAGGAACTCGTCTCCGCCGCGATGGTCGGGCGGCGCGCCCCGCTGACCGCGGCCCTGCTCGCGGCACTCGTCGCGAACGGCGCCCTGGCTCTGCTCGTCGCGGCTGGCCTCGCCGGTCAGGGCGGCGCCGGTGCCCTGGCGCTCGGACTGACCGTCGGCGGGGTCGGAATGGTCTTCGCGACCATGGCGGCCCTCGTCGCCCAGTTCACGGAGAGCGCGCGGCTCGCCAAGGGGCTGACCGGCGCACTGCTCGGCGCAGCGTTCGTCCTCAGGGCGGCGGGCGACGCGGCGAGCGACGACGGCTCGTCGGTGCTGACCTGGATCTCCCCGATCGGCTGGCTGGAGAACATCCGTGCCTTCGCGAACGAACGCTGGTGGGTCCTCGCGCTGTTCGTCGCGGCCATCGCCGCACAGGGCGCCGCCGCCTATGCACTCGCCGGACGCAGGGACGTCGGCATGAGCTTCCTGCCCAGCCGGCCGGGGCCCGCGACCGGCCGCCTCGGCGCGGCCGGAGCACTGGCGTGGCGGCTGCAACGCGGCGCGGTGCTCGGCTGGAGCCTCGGCTTCCTCGCCGCGGGCGCCGCGTTCGGCGGCATCACCAAGGGGGCGGCCGACCTGGTCGGCGACAACGCCAGGACCCGCGAGATCATCGAGCGGATGGGTGGCCAGAGCGGGATCACCGACGCGTTCCTCGCCGCCATGGTGAACATGCTGGGCCTGGTCGCCGCCCTCTACATCGTCTCCTCCGTACTCCGGCTGCACGCAGAGGAGACCTCGCAGCGCGCCGAACCCCTGCTCGCCGCCGTCGGCCGGCTGCGCTGGGCCGGCGGACACCTTGTCATCGCCTTCGGCGGCGCGGTCCTCATCATGCTGCTCGGCGGGCTCGGCCTGGGCCTCGGCCACGGATCGGACCTCGGCCCCATCCTCGGTGCCTGCCTCGTCCAGGTCCCGGCGGTCTGGACACTCGGCGGCCTCGCGGTCCTCCTGTACGGCCTCTCCTCTCGGCTCGCGCCCGGCGCCTGGGCCGCGGCGGGCCTCGCCCTCCTCCTCGGCTGGATCGGCCCTGCCCTGAACCTGCCCCAGGTCGTCCTGGGCCTCTCCCCCTTCGGCCACGTGTCGAAGCTGCCGGGCGGCACCATGGCCTGGGCACCGGTCCTCCTCCTCACCGGGATCGCGGCGGGACTGACCGCGGCGGGACTGGTGTCCCTGCGCCGGAGGGATCTGAGGACGTGAGCGCGTCGGGCCCGCGTATACCGCCTCGCCACGAGAAGCCGCCCGCGCCCCTGCCCCTGGTTTGCCCTCCCCCTTCAGCGGTCCTAAGATGGCCAAATATTTTAGCTCGCGAGATAAATCTTCTCGCTCGCTTCGAGGAGACTCATGAGCGGTCTGCACGGAACGCACGACCTGGGCCACACCGTCGCCGGATGGACCGGCACCGCCATCACGGTGATCGGCTGCTGTGTCGCGGGAGTCGCCATGACGAGGGGCTCGGCGCCGGATCTTGCGCTCGGCACGGGGGTCATCGCCGTCGCCGGGCTGGTGACCTGGGTGCTACATCTGAGCGGCTGGGGTAAACCGAGCGGGCCCCGGCCCGTCCGTGAACAGAACTGGCGCGTCAGAGACCACGAAGCCGCCCAGGGGCACCCCAACTGCCTCGGCTGCCGCATCGCCGGACGAACGGGCACCCGCCGCGGCGCCGCCGC
This Streptomyces sp. NBC_00377 DNA region includes the following protein-coding sequences:
- a CDS encoding LuxR C-terminal-related transcriptional regulator, translating into MKKISVGQRPLAGRDSELHLYRTALANPECRGFAIFGPQGVGKSRLADECLKVGAAGGWKTLRVTATRGASTVPFGAIAHLIPVGVAATDIAAVLTGVASSLDEEKRKGTLLLVEDIPLLDQSSLIIVQRLSDVGKIFLISTTRDGERENSDTDSLTMGYGFRQVNLKNLNQDSIHRLLESTLEGAVSRRTSYELYLKSAGNPLFLRELVFAALESRFMKNDGEVWELEPAAESATTTPQLTDLVESRLSAISAEGRALLEAISVCGEASLDGVVPPEKQDGALIELESEGLVNISLDGRRTRIDLAHPIYGEVLQRNMPPFKRRRVYLNQVASLEAHGLRRRDDFFRSVAWRVEATGSAKTDHLVSAARLARDAHSYTRAVQLLEAVPQPERTAACLLLLGHCLAQAGRTEEVEDVLVQAQRLAVGEDEILDVAFARVQNLFWVQGGKAEALDVIAEAGRHARSSSALFRIRSAEATIRIACGDPQAGLDALGEIDYDVEDPAEINVLLLSLMYQSPGLTMTGRTAEAISTAENAYKINLKYHDQALYLHPSAQRNGLIFALAEAGRLPEARAVGNLALCELMAARAQVPHVWTALQMARAEWLSGHPRSARHWYAESVALARSHGQTLAMRPALCGLAAAAAQVNDTASARKAIEEAARYPHVGLFVGEDDLATAWLHVADGKLAAAREVLEAAAASARASGVLSSEAALLTDVARLGDARQAARRLGELADVCDSAFTRARAGYAAALAANDPPALEVASASFEKMGADLLAAEASAAAAAAWKRAGESRKSTAGANRTARLAVLCEGARTPGLTTALEPAAALTAREREIAVLTSSGASAQAVAEALSISRRTVENHLYSIYGKLGVSTRAELKKALEATN
- a CDS encoding threonine ammonia-lyase, yielding MALVTFNDIYAASQRMARAVSHTSLLEASWASCAHRSLLLKPENLQITGSFKIRGAYNRLSRLSEAQKARGIIARSSGNHGKALAYVARQEGVKVTIVMPATAAKAKVDAVLEYGAEVKFAPLEECARVTDELAEQHGFVIIPPFDDLDIIAGQGTVGLEIAEEAVARGLDVDTVLVPVSGGGLISGVAAALKITRPGVRVVGVEPELAADARESLRAGRRVTWPTQRVSRTLADGMQMSTVGVHPFEHMQVLVDDIITVTEEEICSSVAILAHQAGMIAEPSGAVTTAAYLYHERDLPAGAAHVAVVSGGNVNSDLLELLLKEHPLPFAGCCH
- a CDS encoding GNAT family N-acetyltransferase: MCELGLGDETTAAAVHRIGRRAYAVEADLIGFDRIPALRESLEEMQAQPLRWLGAKTDGGQIVAFVAWQPMAGEDGTDIARLCVDPAWFRHGLASRLLGHLLADLAPSGHVLVSTGADNLPAIALYERHGFSRVGTTEPAPNLRMAQFRLTRQHAESVA
- a CDS encoding winged helix-turn-helix transcriptional regulator, whose translation is MTTAHRSQPPQLPEPLLALASAFALLGRRWNGLIITALAKGPADFAQVRERVPGISDRMLARRLQELATAGLVAGAVRPGASPRTPYTLSSHGAASLIPLAALTVWAQDHITAKGTPSCELP
- a CDS encoding MFS transporter yields the protein MTCLALATVVSAMASLSVALPDVARETHANQTQLSWIIDSYSLVFASFLLFAATLGDRFGRRKALLGGVAVFGGISLAATFTAEPGVLIALRAVLGVAAAFVMPATLSTITSTFPRAQQARAISIWAGVAGASAALGLLASGILLEAWSWRSVFWLNAVMAAVAFIGTYLFVPESAQPGRQRIDVTGAALTVAGLGVLVYSVIEAPEHGWGSTRTLAGMAIGLAVLVAFVAWELRHPHPLLDPRLFRNKLFAAGSISTTLQFFAFFGFIFVTMQYLQLVRGDSALMAAVSVLPMSAAMIPSARLSPLLVARRGMRAPWTVGLVLVTTGLVVLAQLDAGSSYWLVVGGLLPLGAGMGLATTPATAAITDALPPRLQNVGSAVNDLSRELGGALGIAVLGSLMSAQYRDSLDTGGLPAPVAEAARSSLAAANHIGHATGNPALIDEARDAFASGMQLSLIGGAATTVLAAVVVTLLLRRPGKPGTEQAETPSSGAHRDTAKSTA
- a CDS encoding GbsR/MarR family transcriptional regulator, which translates into the protein MAEATTVERDPEPVSQFVEGFAAQLVEAGMQRMPARVFAALLASDSAAMTSAELGEQLRVSPAAVSGAVRYLAQQHMVSREREPGSRRERYRVHSDQWYEALTSRDAVLKRWETALRAGVDSLGPATPAGRRLSETLAFFEFIDGEIAAMMERWRTHRETLHGDD